The sequence below is a genomic window from Henriciella marina DSM 19595.
CGTCATGGCGCAGACCTTCGGCTGGTAGTGAAGCACAAACTCTTCGTTCTCTACCGCGCGTGAAAGTGCGACTTCAACGTCGCGGCGCGCTTCGTAGCGCTCGTGAAGCTCCTTGTCGTAAAGGCGGGCATTGCCACGCCCATCCGACTTTGCCGCATAAAGCGCGCGGTCAGCAGCTTTCATCAACTCACTGATGTCCGTGGCGTCCTTCTCGATCAAAAAAGCGCCGGCGCTGGCACCGCAACGGATTGCAATCTCGCCAAGCTGCACTGGCAATCCGAGCGCACGTACACACTCGGCTGCAAATTCCGACACCCTGTCGACGGGCACGTTGGGACCGGTCAGCAAAGCGAACTCATCACCGCCAAGGCGCGCAGCCATGCCGCCCTCCGGCGTAAGCGCTACCAGTCGGCGAGCTGTCTCGACGATAACGCTATCACCAGCGTCGTGGCCAAACTGATCGTTTACATCCTTGAACTCATCGAGGTCGAAAAGGATTACGGCCGTGTGCTCACCGGCATTCTTCGCAAAGCTGGCAGCCAGCTTCCGCTGGAAGGCTTCACGGTTTGCGAGACCGCTCAGCTGATCATTGAAGGCCAGTGTACGAATTTCAGCTTCCCGGCGTATGCGCTCCCTCAAATCCTTGACGGCGAAGATAATGGCGCCTTCGTCTTCCGCTGTGAGGTGGCTCATACGGACCTCAATCGGGATTGAGACACCATCGGAATTTGTAATCGTCGACCCCAGAAAGCTCGCCCCTTCCGCAGGCTGGCTTGACAGGCCGATAAGCGGCAGCGCGGTCTGTCCCAACAGGACTCTTCGCTCTGCACCAAGCAGTTTTTCTGCTGCCTGGTTGACCTCGACAACCTCGCCCTTCGCGTTCGCGATGATAATGCCCTCAGAGGCTGAATCTGCCAGCATCGAAATCCGCCGGTTCTCCCGGGCGCGCAGACTATAAATTTTCTTGTCGAAGCCAGCGGCAAGCAAAGCCGCAGACAGGATCAGGACAACACCGCCGACGATGCTTTTCGCCACATCGCCAGTCGTCAGAACCCATGAGACGTCCTCAAGTCCGCGCAGCGGATATACTGTCATCGCTGTCATACCGACAAAGTGGACGGACGCGACCGCAAGCAGGGTGAACACGACACCGAGAATGTTGCGCCATTTCTTCTTTGTGCTGAGACCAAGTGTATATGTGAGCACAAAGAATGCCGCACTGACCAGAACCGCAGCCGCGACGTACGATGGATCATATTCCATTAACGCCGACGCCTTGAGCGAACTCTGGCCATAAAAGTGCATGATCGCCAGCGTACTGGTCGCCATGATGGCGCATAGTCCACGGCGCAACGGGCCAAATCCACTGATCAATATCTGCGATGTTGCCACAAAGCCGGTGACTGCGATGCCCGCAGAAACCACGGTTACAAGCCCGTCAAAGGCAATCTCGAAGCCAGGCTGATAGCCAAGCATGGCGACAAAATGCGTGCCCCAGACACCAAGTCCGGCTACCACACCAGAGGCGCAAGCCCAAAGGCGCCGGGTTGTCTCGCTCTCACTTTCCATCCCGCGATGAAAGACGATCAGCGCGCAGACAGAGCCGAGCGTGCAAACGAAAACCGCTATCGCAACATAGAGAAGCGCGTGGGCGTCCTGGAGACAGGAAAGAACACGGTACATTTAGTCACCCAACACTTACGCTGCCGGTTGGGCTAATTGAAGAGTCCTAACTTACCGTGCATGTTCCATAGACTATTCAAAATACCCTATAAAGACAGTGTCTCAGCTCTGCGGCGGCTATCAGCCCGCCACGATCTCATGGATCGATTTAAGTCTCGCCAGAAGTGGCTCCGCAGCGTCGAGCTCCAGGCAGCTTGGCCCATCGCAAAGCGCCTTGTCGGGCTCTTCATGAAACTCGAGGAACACCCCGTCAGCACCCGCCGCAACGGCCGACTGGGCGATGATCGACACGCCCTCGCGCCGTCCACCCGTCGACCCGCCAGAGGTGCGCGGATCAGCGCCCGGCAGCTGGACCGCATGGGTCGCGTCTATCGTCACCGGCACATTGAGCGCCTTCATCGTCGGGATGCCCAGCATGTCGACGACAAGGTTGTTGTAACCAAAGCTCGCCCCCCGCTCACAGAGGATCGTCGGATTGCGCTTGTCGCCGGTCACCTCGCCAACTTTTGAGACGATGTTCCGGCAGTCCCACGGCGCGAGGAATTGCGCTTTCTTCACATGCAGCCATCCACCGCGCGCAAGCACGGCTTCGGCGCCGGCAACAACAAGGTCGGTCTGGCGGCAGAGAAAGGCCGGCACCTGAATGATCTCGGCAATCTCGGCCACAGGCGCGGCCTGTTCAGGCGTATGATAGTCGGTGATAACAGGCGCATCGAAGGCGGCCTTTACGTCAGACAGGATGCGCAGGCCCTCGTCGAGGCCAGGGCCGCGATAGGAGTTGATCGAGGACCGGTTTGCCTTGTCGAAACTTGCCTTGAAGACATAGGGAAGTGCCAGACTCTCACACACCGACTTGAGGCGCTCGCAGATGCGCATGGCAAGGTCGCGGTCCTCCAGAACGTTCATGCCCGCCATAACGACTAGCGGATGGCCAGTGCCGATCGTGATGTCGTGGCCGGTCAGGGTAAGATTTTTCATGGCGGCGCTCCTCGCTCTCGCTGAGGTCGCGCTTAAACAAAGGGGAATTTGCAGGCAAGTAAACACAGCCGCTTTGCCCGCTTGCCCTGCCACAGTCCCGCCCATAGGTTCGCCGCGTTTGATACCGGACAAAAAGCCATGAGCGATAAACTGCCGATCAGCCTTGAAGATGTCAGAGACGCCGCACGCGTGCTCGAAGGACAGATCGAGCGCACACCTATGCGCCTGTCGAAAACCCTGAGCGCCATCACGGGCGCCGAGATCTGGGTGAAGTTCGAGAACCAGCAGTTTACCGCCTCCTTCAAGGAGCGCGGCGCGCTCAACAAGCTGGTGCGCCTCAGCGACGCCGAAAAACAGGCCGGCGTCATCGCAGCGTCGGCTGGCAATCATGCGCAGGGCGTTGCCTATCATGGCCGCCGCCTTGGCATTCCCGTCACGATCACGATGCCGATCACGACACCCTTCAACAAGGTCCAGCACACGCGCGACTTCGGGGCCCGCGTCCTCCTCGAAGGCCAGACTTTCGATGAAGCGAAAGCCTATGCCGAAACGGTACGCCAGCGCGAGGGCCTGACCTGGATACACCCATTTGATGATCCGCTCATCATGGCCGGACAGGGCACCGCAGCGCTCGAAATGCTGGAAGACGGTCCAGACTTCGACGTTCTCGTCGTCCCGATCGGCGGCGGCGGCCTCATCTCTGGCATGGCAACTGTCGCCAAGGCGCTGAAACCTGGCATCAAGATCATTGGCGTTCAGGCCGCGATGTATCCCAGCATGCACGCCATCATGGAAGGGCGCGAAGCCAAGACAGGCGGCGCCTCGATCGCAGAGGGCATCTCAGTAAAAGTGCCGGGAAATCTGACCCGGCAGGTTGTAAAAGCCCTCGTCGATGAAATCCTGCTGGTTGAGGAAGCCCATATCGAGCGGGCGATCACCCTCTTTGCAGACGTGGAAAAGACGATTGCGGAGGGCGCGGGCGCTGCCGGTCTCGCCGCGCTTCTGGCTCACCCCGAAAAGTTCGCTGGCCGCAAGGTCGGGCTGATCCTCTGCGGCGGCAACATCGATACGCGGCTTCTGGCATCCGTCCTGACGCGGGCGCTCGTGCGCGAGAAACGCCTCGCTCGGATCCGGATCATCGGTGATGACCGTCCCGGCCTGCTGGCGCTGGTGTCCAAGATCATTGGCGACAATGGCGCCAATATCATGGAAGTCGCGCATAACAGGATCGCGCTCGATGTGCCTGCCAAGGGCGCCGAATTCGATATCCTGATGGAAACACGCGACGCCCAGCACACCCAGGACATCATCGATGCGCTGGACCGCGCCGGATATCCGCCGCGTCAGAATTGACGCGCCGCGCGCAAAGGCGCAGGTGACAGACAGACCAGGCTTGCCTTAAGCTCCTCTGACCAAACGGATAAACACCCCGTCACGGAGATCGACACTATGCTGAAACATCTCTCCGGCCTCCTTTGCGCCGTCGCCCTGACGGCCTGCAACGCGCAGGACCAGAGCTTCGACGAGTTCTTCCCCTGGAACCCAGAGGCGGAGAACGTCCAGGAGACAGAGAGCGGGCTTCAATATGTCGTCGTCAACGAAGGTCCCGAAGACGGCGCCTCGCCCAAAATCGATTCCACCGTGCAGGTTTTCTATGAAGGCCGGCTGACGGACGGTACAACGTTCGATGGCAATTTCGACGAAGGCCGCCCGGCAATTTTCGGTGTCGGACAGGTCATACCTGGCTGGACGCAAGGCCTGCAGCTCATGTCGGAAGGCGATGAATACGTTTTCTACATCCCCTCAGAGCTCGCCTATGGCCAGACACCCCGCCCGGGCGGCATCATCAAGCCAGGCGATGATCTCATCTTCCGCGTTCTGCTGGAACGGGTTTTCACCCCCAAGCCTGCCGATGATGAGGCGTGGAACACCTATACTCCATGGGATGGGTCCAATCCCGAGGTCCAGTCGACCGAGTCCGGGCTTCAATACGTGGTTCTGGAAAGCGGCGCCGAAAACGGGATCAGCCCAAATCCGGATGATACGGTGGTCGTGCTCTATGAAGGCCGCTTTGCCGAAGACGGCGAGGTTTTCGACAGCGCCTATCAGCGCGGGGAGCCGGTCATGTTCCAGGCGAACGGGGTCATTCCCGGCTGGCAGGAAGCTCTTTCGCTCATGAAACCGGGCGACCGCTGGCTAATCCATGTTCCCTCGGATATTGGTTATGGAGAGCGTGGATACCCTGGGGCCATCCCGCCAAATGCAGACCTCAATTTCGAGGTGGAGTTGATAGACGTTCTGCCAACGGAATAATTCTTGCTTGGCACATCGTGTAAAAGTCTTTGAGGGGGTCGCGATGGCTCATCCGAAACGCGAGCACGGGCAGCTCGGCAAGTTTCTAGCTGGATTGGCAGCATCTGCCGTCTTTTTGTCGGCCTGCCAGACGCCAGCGCCTGCGTCCCAGAACGACACAGGTCTGGAGCAGATGGCCAGATCACCTGCCGACCTTGATGCCAAACGTCAGGCAAAGGCAAACGCGCCATGTCCTGAATATGGGCGTGGGTCGGGGTCTTTCGAACCGCCTTTCCCCACCAGCTGCGCAAGTCTTCAGACTTCAGAAAGCGGCCTTCGCTGGATAGAGATCGCAGCCGGCCCGGAAGACCGCGAGTCTCCGCTTGATGGCGCGACGGTCATCGTTGCCTATGAGGGCTATCTGGAATCAACCGGCGCCAAGTTCGACAGTTCTTATGATCGAGGCGAAGCGGCCGTCTTTGTGATCGACCAGGTCATCGCTGGCTGGACCGAAATCCTCAAAGAAATGACGCCGGGCGACGAATGGCTGGTCTATATCCCAGCTGGGCTCGCCTATGGCGGGGCCTCGCCAAGCGCGGCCATCCCGGCAAACTCGGACCTTGTCTTCAAGATCCGTCTCGATGGTTTCCTCAACGCGGAAGAAGTTGCAGGCCTGCCGCCGCCAGCCGGTGTCTCGCCAGCCCTCTGGAATGATTTCCTGCCCTGGGACCGCAACCGCGAAGGCATTCAGCGCGAAATATCAGGCCTCACCTATTTCGAGATTGAGGATGGCGGCGACACGAACGTCAATCCGCGTGCCGATGACCTCGTCGCCATCGACTACGAAGCCCGCATCGCGGACACGGGCGCTCTGGTCGCCTCGACCTGGGGTCGCCAGACACCGCTCGTCGTTCGCGCGGGCGACCTCATTCCAGGATTTGCCCAACTGCTCAGCCTGATGGAACAGGGCGATGTCTTCATAGGACACCTGCCCCCGCCGCTCGCCTATGGCGACGCCGGTCTCGACGATGTCGTCGCGCCCGGGTCAGACCTTGTCTATGTGGTCAATCTGATTGCCATCAATCCAGAAATCTCGGACCCTGACGAATAGGCCACAAAGACGGCACGAAACAAGAAAAGGCGGTCTCTGACGGACGGCCTTTTTCGGATCGGGCGGTGAGGCTTATTTCCTGGCCAGCGCCTTCACCGACTGCACCGTTTCCATATCGCAGACCAGCGTCTCCCCGCCAGCCGCCACAATGACGGTGCCCACGCGGCCAGCGACCGAAATCGATGTGTCGGAGGCGCGGATATAGCAGTTGCGGCAATCAATGGCCCTGACGTCGCCGATCAGGACGTTGCCATTCTCATCCTTGGGCGAACGCTCCCAGAGGGCAAGGAAATCGCCGATGTCGCTCCACCCCATATCAACCGGCACAACTTTCAGCGCGTTGTGGTGCTCGATAATGGCATAGTCGATGGATTCAGAACGGCACGCATCGAAGGCGGCCGCGTCAAAGGTCGGCGCAGCGCCGTTTTCGCCAGACGGCATCGCCGCGCTGACCGCTTCAAGAATGTCCGGCGCATGCGCCCGGAACGCTTCCAGCATATCGCCTGCGCGGAACAGGAAGATGCCTGCATTCCAGAAGAAGTTGCCGGACGCGACATAGGACTTCGCTGTCTCCAGGTCAGGCTTCTCGACAAAGCGGACGACATCAATGACGTGGCCGGACTTATCGGACGCTTCGATATAGCCATATCCGGTGGCCGGCGAGGCGGCGATGATGCCGAATGTCACGACCGATCCGTCGGCGGCAGCCTCTGCCCCGGCTGCGATCGCCTTGTGGAAGGCATCGACGTCGGCAATATCGTGATCTGCTGGCAGGATAAGGACTAGCTCATCAGCCTCGGCAGCGAGCGCCGCCGCAGCCACCGGCGCGGCAGAATTCTTTCCCGTCGGCTCAAGCAGGATATCGGCCTTCCCGGCGAGGCCAGTAATCAGCTCGCCATGGCGCTCGGACCCGATCACCATCGGACGGCCGAATGTGAGATTGCTGAACGGGCTCTTGAGCACGCGGCCCAGCGTCACCTCAAGCATGGTCGCGTCGCCGAGCAGGTTCAGAAACTGCTTTGGATGGGACGGCGTCGACAGCGGCCAGAGGCGCGTGCCGCTGCCTCCACAAAGGACAACCGGCTTGATTGATGTGGCCATGAAACGCTTCCCCGCAAAAAACTCTGACTGCCTTTAGAATCCCCGGCGGGAAGATTGCAACCAGCCATTGACCTATCACACGGCTAAGGCAATCAAGCGCCATGCCAATCGAGTCTGTTGAAACCTTTGCAATTCCCGGTCCAGCCCTCCTGACGCTTAAGCGCTCGGGCGACGAACGCGGCTGGTTCTGCGAGACATGGAATGCGCGCGACTGGGCTGATGCCGGACTGCCAGAAGAACGGTGGGTGCAGGACAATCACGCCTTCTCTGCCGCGCCCGGCACAACGCGCGGCCTGCACTTTCAGGCGCCGCCGCGCGCGCAGGCAAAGCTGATACAGGTGCTGAGGGGCAGGATCTTTGACGCCATGGTCGACATCCGGAACGGATCGCCCACTTACGGCAAAAGCGTCAGCGTCAAACTAGGCGCGGATCACCCCCAGCTCCTCTATGTCCCGGCAGGCTTCGCGCATGGCTACCAGACGCTCGCGGCCGATACGTTGGTGATGTACAAGGTGACCGACCATTACGCGCCCGAGGCCGAAGGCGGCCTTCTCTGGAGTGACCCGGCGCTCTCCATCAATTGGCCAAGCTCTGAGGATGTGGTCATGACCGGGCGTGATTCGGTCTGGCCGGACATCGCTTCGCTTCAGTCCCCGTTTTCATACGCATCATGATCGAGGCGGGCCGCATCCTCGTTGCGGGCGGCGCAGGCCGCCTCGGTAGCGCACTCGCCAGACTTGGCGGCAATGCGCCGGGCCGCGACCAGCTGGACATCACGGATGCATCAAAAATCACCGCCGCAATCGAGCAATCCGCGCCATCCGCTGTCATCAACGCGGCTGCCTACACGAATGTAGACGGCGCCGAGACCGAATCCGATCTTGCCAACCGGATAAACGCCTATGGCGCGGGCACGCTGGCGAGACTCTGCGCCGTTGCGGGCATTCCGCTCCTCCACGTCTCCACCGACATGGTGTTCAGTGAAGGCGACCCCGAACTGCCGATCTCGGAGACAGCACGTCCAGCACCAAATTCGGTTTACGGCGAGAGCAAACTGGAAGGCGAAATGCAGGTCCGCGCTGCAGGCGGTCGCCATTGCATTACCCGCGTCAGCTGGCTCTTTTCCGATGAGGGCGAGAGTTTTATCTCGAAAATTCTCGCGGTGGGCGCAAAGCGGGGCCAGCTGGATCTGGTCGATGACGAATATGGCCGGCCAACCCATGTCGACCCGCTCGCGGCCCATCTCGTTCAGCTCGCGCAGATGCTTGCAGACGGCACGGCCGTTCCTGGCCTGCTCCATCTTGGCCCGGCAGACCCTGTGAGCCGGTATGGGTGGGCAAAGGAAATCTTCTCGGTAGCGGAGAAAGCAGGCGGACCGTCGCCAGAGCTAAAGCCCGTGCCCGGCAGTCATTTTCCAACGCCAGCCGCCCGAGCGCGCGGTGTCATTCTCGATGTGAATCAGGCGGACGCTTTGCTCGGCCCAATGCCCGCGTGGCACCCCTTCAGCGAGACTGTTGTCCATAAGCTGCTGGAACGAGGGTAGACGCCGAGGCCCAACCTATTGGGTCTGGGTCAAAAGCCTGCGCAGATAAGCCCCGTACTCGGACTTTCCGTAATGACCGACATTCTGCTCCAGCTGGTCCGGCGTTATGAAGCCGCGCCGCAGCGCAATCTCTTCGGGACAGCAGATCTTCATGCCCTGGCGCTTCTCGATGGCGGCGACATACTGGCTGGCCTCAAGCAGGCTGTCTGGCGTGCCGGTGTCGAGCCAGGCAAAACCGCGCCCAAGCGGCTGCACCGATAGCTTGCCTTCATCCATATAGGTTCTGTTGAGATCCGTGATTTCCAGCTCGCCGCGCGGCGATGGGGTCAGGGATCTGGCGCGCTCGCACGCGGTCCCATCATAAAAGTAGAGCCCGGTCACAGCATGATTGGATCGCGGCTTCTGCGGCTTCTCTTCGATCGAAACGGCCCGTCCATCACTGCCAAACTCCACAACGCCATAGCGCTCTGGGTCGCTGACCGGATAGGAATAGACCAATGCGCCGTCCGTGAGTGTTGCCGCATCCAGAAGGATACGCCCAAGCCCGCCGCCGTAAAAAATGTTGTCCCCAAGTATGAGGGCGCACGGGTCAGAGCCGATGACCTCCTCGGCAATCACGAACGCTTGCGCGATGCCTTCTGGTTCCTGCTGGACCAGATAGGTAAAAGACACGCCGAACCGGCTTCCATCGCCTAGCAGCCGCTCGAAGATCTCGCGGTCATGCGGCGTGGTAATGATGACGATGTCGCGGATACCCGCCAGCATCAGCACGCTGATCGGGTAGAAAATCATCGGCTTGTCGAAAACAGGCAATAGCTGTTTCGACGCGGCCATTGTCATCGGATAAAGCCGGGACCCGGTACCGCCGGCGAGGACTATGCCTTTCATTCGGGGCTCCCTGAAACTCTTCTGGATTCCGGCCTCTATGGCCCTCAACGCTTTCATCAGTCTATGACAGCGGGCTTAATTCATCGTCAAGCTGGCGTCAGCGGTGCCATTTGGGTATCAGGCGATCACCTCATTATGACAGGCGTAGTATGAAATTTCTGGTCACAGGCGGCGCGGGCTTTATTGGATCGGCGGTTTGCAGGCATCTGGTCGGCGACCTTGGCCATCACGTCGTCAACTTGGACAAGCTCACCTATGCAGCCAACCTCGGATCGCTGAAGCCGATCGACAGCGCCGAAACCTACACCTTTGTCAAAGGCGATATCTGCGATGAAGAGCTCGTCTACAGCCTCCTGAAGGACCATGAGATCGACGCCGTCATTCACTTGGCCGCTGAGAGCCATGTCGACCGCTCGATCACCGGTCCGGACACATTCATCCAGACCAATATCGTTGGCACCTGCGCCATGCTTCAGGCCAGCCGGCGTTATTGGGAAAACGATCTCGGCCAGTCAGAAGACTTCCGGTTCCTGCACGTCTCGACCGATGAGGTGTATGGCGACCTTCCGCTCGACGAAGGCATCTTCACTGAGAGCTCGCGTTACGAGCCCAGTTCCCCCTATGCCGCGTCGAAAGCGTCTTCAGACCATCTGGCCCGCGCCTGGGGGCGCACTTATGGATTGCCGGTCATCGTTACCAACTGCTCGAATAATTTCGGCCCCTATCACTTCCCGGAAAAGCTGATCCCGCTCGTTATCCTTAATGCGCTCGCGATGAAGCCGCTGCCCGTCTACGGAAAGGGCGAGAATGTGCGTGACTGGCTCTATGTGGAAGATCATGCACGCGCGCTGGCAACGGCTGCGATGCGCGGCACGCCCGGCGAAACCTACAATATCGGCAGCAACTCCGAACGCACCAATCTAGGCGTCGTCGAAGCGATCTGCGACCTGCTGGACGAACGAAGGCCTCACAATAAATCCCGGCGTGACCTCATCGAGTTCGTTA
It includes:
- the rfbD gene encoding dTDP-4-dehydrorhamnose reductase, with protein sequence MIEAGRILVAGGAGRLGSALARLGGNAPGRDQLDITDASKITAAIEQSAPSAVINAAAYTNVDGAETESDLANRINAYGAGTLARLCAVAGIPLLHVSTDMVFSEGDPELPISETARPAPNSVYGESKLEGEMQVRAAGGRHCITRVSWLFSDEGESFISKILAVGAKRGQLDLVDDEYGRPTHVDPLAAHLVQLAQMLADGTAVPGLLHLGPADPVSRYGWAKEIFSVAEKAGGPSPELKPVPGSHFPTPAARARGVILDVNQADALLGPMPAWHPFSETVVHKLLERG
- the rfbC gene encoding dTDP-4-dehydrorhamnose 3,5-epimerase → MPIESVETFAIPGPALLTLKRSGDERGWFCETWNARDWADAGLPEERWVQDNHAFSAAPGTTRGLHFQAPPRAQAKLIQVLRGRIFDAMVDIRNGSPTYGKSVSVKLGADHPQLLYVPAGFAHGYQTLAADTLVMYKVTDHYAPEAEGGLLWSDPALSINWPSSEDVVMTGRDSVWPDIASLQSPFSYAS
- the rfbA gene encoding glucose-1-phosphate thymidylyltransferase RfbA, which encodes MKGIVLAGGTGSRLYPMTMAASKQLLPVFDKPMIFYPISVLMLAGIRDIVIITTPHDREIFERLLGDGSRFGVSFTYLVQQEPEGIAQAFVIAEEVIGSDPCALILGDNIFYGGGLGRILLDAATLTDGALVYSYPVSDPERYGVVEFGSDGRAVSIEEKPQKPRSNHAVTGLYFYDGTACERARSLTPSPRGELEITDLNRTYMDEGKLSVQPLGRGFAWLDTGTPDSLLEASQYVAAIEKRQGMKICCPEEIALRRGFITPDQLEQNVGHYGKSEYGAYLRRLLTQTQ
- a CDS encoding FKBP-type peptidyl-prolyl cis-trans isomerase, translated to MAHPKREHGQLGKFLAGLAASAVFLSACQTPAPASQNDTGLEQMARSPADLDAKRQAKANAPCPEYGRGSGSFEPPFPTSCASLQTSESGLRWIEIAAGPEDRESPLDGATVIVAYEGYLESTGAKFDSSYDRGEAAVFVIDQVIAGWTEILKEMTPGDEWLVYIPAGLAYGGASPSAAIPANSDLVFKIRLDGFLNAEEVAGLPPPAGVSPALWNDFLPWDRNREGIQREISGLTYFEIEDGGDTNVNPRADDLVAIDYEARIADTGALVASTWGRQTPLVVRAGDLIPGFAQLLSLMEQGDVFIGHLPPPLAYGDAGLDDVVAPGSDLVYVVNLIAINPEISDPDE
- a CDS encoding EAL domain-containing protein, translating into MYRVLSCLQDAHALLYVAIAVFVCTLGSVCALIVFHRGMESESETTRRLWACASGVVAGLGVWGTHFVAMLGYQPGFEIAFDGLVTVVSAGIAVTGFVATSQILISGFGPLRRGLCAIMATSTLAIMHFYGQSSLKASALMEYDPSYVAAAVLVSAAFFVLTYTLGLSTKKKWRNILGVVFTLLAVASVHFVGMTAMTVYPLRGLEDVSWVLTTGDVAKSIVGGVVLILSAALLAAGFDKKIYSLRARENRRISMLADSASEGIIIANAKGEVVEVNQAAEKLLGAERRVLLGQTALPLIGLSSQPAEGASFLGSTITNSDGVSIPIEVRMSHLTAEDEGAIIFAVKDLRERIRREAEIRTLAFNDQLSGLANREAFQRKLAASFAKNAGEHTAVILFDLDEFKDVNDQFGHDAGDSVIVETARRLVALTPEGGMAARLGGDEFALLTGPNVPVDRVSEFAAECVRALGLPVQLGEIAIRCGASAGAFLIEKDATDISELMKAADRALYAAKSDGRGNARLYDKELHERYEARRDVEVALSRAVENEEFVLHYQPKVCAMTRKVLSYEALIRWERPGHGLVMPNDFIDIAEQSMVVNDIGRWCIREACQEAARWEDHLSVSVNLSARQFLDPKLYGDVREALRQSGLAPNRLELEITETAIIHNVQVAANLLEKFKKLGVQIALDDFGTGYSSMRFVQQLPFDRIKIDKSFVLAMEDDAKSFAIVDAILRLGHSLSIPVVAEGVETEAQALRLLEAKCHEFQGFLFSRPLPMPAPLPILPIKDKERGAA
- the kdsA gene encoding 3-deoxy-8-phosphooctulonate synthase, with translation MKNLTLTGHDITIGTGHPLVVMAGMNVLEDRDLAMRICERLKSVCESLALPYVFKASFDKANRSSINSYRGPGLDEGLRILSDVKAAFDAPVITDYHTPEQAAPVAEIAEIIQVPAFLCRQTDLVVAGAEAVLARGGWLHVKKAQFLAPWDCRNIVSKVGEVTGDKRNPTILCERGASFGYNNLVVDMLGIPTMKALNVPVTIDATHAVQLPGADPRTSGGSTGGRREGVSIIAQSAVAAGADGVFLEFHEEPDKALCDGPSCLELDAAEPLLARLKSIHEIVAG
- a CDS encoding mannose-1-phosphate guanylyltransferase, which gives rise to MATSIKPVVLCGGSGTRLWPLSTPSHPKQFLNLLGDATMLEVTLGRVLKSPFSNLTFGRPMVIGSERHGELITGLAGKADILLEPTGKNSAAPVAAAALAAEADELVLILPADHDIADVDAFHKAIAAGAEAAADGSVVTFGIIAASPATGYGYIEASDKSGHVIDVVRFVEKPDLETAKSYVASGNFFWNAGIFLFRAGDMLEAFRAHAPDILEAVSAAMPSGENGAAPTFDAAAFDACRSESIDYAIIEHHNALKVVPVDMGWSDIGDFLALWERSPKDENGNVLIGDVRAIDCRNCYIRASDTSISVAGRVGTVIVAAGGETLVCDMETVQSVKALARK
- a CDS encoding FKBP-type peptidyl-prolyl cis-trans isomerase — protein: MLKHLSGLLCAVALTACNAQDQSFDEFFPWNPEAENVQETESGLQYVVVNEGPEDGASPKIDSTVQVFYEGRLTDGTTFDGNFDEGRPAIFGVGQVIPGWTQGLQLMSEGDEYVFYIPSELAYGQTPRPGGIIKPGDDLIFRVLLERVFTPKPADDEAWNTYTPWDGSNPEVQSTESGLQYVVLESGAENGISPNPDDTVVVLYEGRFAEDGEVFDSAYQRGEPVMFQANGVIPGWQEALSLMKPGDRWLIHVPSDIGYGERGYPGAIPPNADLNFEVELIDVLPTE
- the rfbB gene encoding dTDP-glucose 4,6-dehydratase, which encodes MKFLVTGGAGFIGSAVCRHLVGDLGHHVVNLDKLTYAANLGSLKPIDSAETYTFVKGDICDEELVYSLLKDHEIDAVIHLAAESHVDRSITGPDTFIQTNIVGTCAMLQASRRYWENDLGQSEDFRFLHVSTDEVYGDLPLDEGIFTESSRYEPSSPYAASKASSDHLARAWGRTYGLPVIVTNCSNNFGPYHFPEKLIPLVILNALAMKPLPVYGKGENVRDWLYVEDHARALATAAMRGTPGETYNIGSNSERTNLGVVEAICDLLDERRPHNKSRRDLIEFVTDRPGHDLRYAIDATKIREELAWTPSVSFEEGLAQTIDWYIDNEWWWKPLLSR
- a CDS encoding threonine ammonia-lyase — translated: MSDKLPISLEDVRDAARVLEGQIERTPMRLSKTLSAITGAEIWVKFENQQFTASFKERGALNKLVRLSDAEKQAGVIAASAGNHAQGVAYHGRRLGIPVTITMPITTPFNKVQHTRDFGARVLLEGQTFDEAKAYAETVRQREGLTWIHPFDDPLIMAGQGTAALEMLEDGPDFDVLVVPIGGGGLISGMATVAKALKPGIKIIGVQAAMYPSMHAIMEGREAKTGGASIAEGISVKVPGNLTRQVVKALVDEILLVEEAHIERAITLFADVEKTIAEGAGAAGLAALLAHPEKFAGRKVGLILCGGNIDTRLLASVLTRALVREKRLARIRIIGDDRPGLLALVSKIIGDNGANIMEVAHNRIALDVPAKGAEFDILMETRDAQHTQDIIDALDRAGYPPRQN